One stretch of Methylopila sp. 73B DNA includes these proteins:
- the rpsJ gene encoding 30S ribosomal protein S10, whose amino-acid sequence MNGQNIRIRLKAFDHRILDSSTREIVSTAKRTGAQVRGPIPLPTRIEKFTVNRSPHVDKKSREQFEIRTHKRLLDIVDPTPQTVDALMKLDLAAGVDVEIKL is encoded by the coding sequence ATGAACGGTCAGAACATCCGGATCCGCCTCAAGGCGTTCGACCACCGCATCCTGGACTCGTCGACTCGAGAAATCGTGTCGACGGCCAAGCGGACGGGCGCGCAGGTTCGCGGTCCGATCCCCCTGCCGACCCGCATCGAGAAGTTCACCGTGAACCGCTCGCCGCACGTCGACAAGAAGAGCCGCGAGCAGTTCGAGATCCGGACGCACAAGCGTCTCCTCGACATCGTCGACCCGACGCCGCAGACCGTGGACGCGCTGATGAAGCTCGACCTGGCCGCCGGCGTCGACGTCGAGATCAAGCTCTGA
- the tuf gene encoding elongation factor Tu has protein sequence MAKEKFARTKPHCNIGTIGHVDHGKTSLTAAITKVLAETGGATFTAYDQIDKAPEEKARGITISTAHVEYETANRHYAHVDCPGHADYVKNMITGAAQMDGAILVVSAADGPMPQTREHILLARQVGVPALVVFLNKCDLVDDEELLELVELEVRELLSKYDFPGDDIPIIKGSAVVALQGGDPKLGHDAVLELMKAVDAYIPQPERPIDQPFLMPVEDVFSISGRGTVVTGRVERGIVKVGEEVEIVGIKATVKTTVTGVEMFRKLLDQGQAGDNIGALLRGTKREDVERGQVLCKPGSVKPHTKFKAEAYILTKEEGGRHTPFFTNYRPQFYFRTTDVTGVVHLPEGTEMVMPGDNIAMEVHLIVPIAMEEKLRFAIREGGRTVGAGVVASIIE, from the coding sequence ATGGCCAAGGAAAAGTTCGCGCGGACGAAGCCGCATTGCAACATTGGGACGATTGGTCATGTTGACCATGGCAAGACGTCTCTGACGGCGGCGATCACGAAGGTTCTTGCTGAGACGGGCGGCGCGACGTTTACGGCGTACGACCAGATCGACAAGGCGCCGGAAGAGAAGGCGCGCGGCATCACGATCTCGACGGCGCACGTGGAGTACGAGACGGCGAACCGGCATTACGCGCACGTCGACTGCCCCGGCCACGCCGACTACGTGAAGAACATGATCACGGGCGCGGCGCAGATGGACGGCGCGATCCTGGTGGTTTCAGCGGCGGACGGCCCGATGCCGCAGACCCGCGAGCACATCCTGCTGGCGCGCCAGGTCGGCGTTCCGGCGCTGGTGGTGTTCCTGAACAAGTGCGACCTGGTGGACGACGAGGAGCTTCTGGAGCTGGTCGAGCTCGAGGTGCGCGAGCTTCTGTCGAAGTACGACTTCCCGGGCGACGACATTCCGATCATCAAGGGCTCGGCGGTCGTTGCGCTGCAGGGCGGCGACCCGAAGCTCGGCCATGACGCTGTGCTCGAGCTGATGAAGGCGGTGGACGCCTACATCCCGCAGCCGGAGCGGCCGATCGACCAGCCGTTCCTGATGCCGGTCGAGGACGTGTTCTCGATCTCGGGGCGCGGCACGGTTGTGACCGGCCGCGTTGAGCGCGGGATCGTGAAGGTCGGCGAGGAAGTCGAGATCGTCGGCATCAAGGCGACGGTGAAGACGACGGTGACGGGCGTCGAGATGTTCCGCAAGCTTCTGGACCAGGGCCAGGCGGGCGACAACATCGGGGCGCTGCTGCGCGGCACGAAGCGCGAGGACGTGGAGCGCGGGCAGGTCCTGTGCAAGCCGGGCTCTGTGAAGCCGCACACGAAGTTCAAGGCTGAGGCTTACATCCTCACCAAGGAGGAGGGCGGTCGTCACACGCCGTTCTTCACGAACTACCGTCCGCAGTTCTACTTCCGGACGACGGACGTGACAGGCGTGGTGCACCTCCCCGAGGGCACCGAGATGGTGATGCCGGGCGACAACATCGCGATGGAGGTGCACCTGATCGTGCCGATCGCGATGGAGGAGAAGCTGCGCTTCGCCATCCGCGAAGGCGGACGCACCGTCGGCGCAGGCGTCGTCGCTTCCATCATCGAGTGA
- the fusA gene encoding elongation factor G encodes MARSHAIEDYRNFGIMAHIDAGKTTTTERVLFYSGKSHKIGEVHDGAATMDWMEQEQERGITITSAATTTFWNDHRLNIIDTPGHVDFTIEVERSLRVLDGAVCVLDGNQGVEPQTETVWRQADKYEVPRIVFVNKMDKIGADFFRCVSEIDSRVAGKPVCIQLPIGSESNFLGIIDLVRMKAVVWENENLGANYHDEEIPADLADQALEYRNMMIERAVELDDAALEKFLEGEEPDEATLKGLLRKAVITRAFTPVLCGSAFKNKGVQPLLDAVVDYLPSPLDRGAVDGVDFKTEEPVVRRPSDDEGLSVLAFKIMDDPFVGTITFCRVYSGKLESGSTLLNSTRDKKERVGRMLLMHANNREDIKEAYAGDIVALAGLKDVRTGDTLCDPLKAVILEQMVFPEPVIEIAIEPKTKADQEKLGIALSKLAAEDPSFRVSTDQESGQTILKGMGELHLDIKVDILRRTYKVDANIGAPQVAYRETLTKPVDIDYTHKKQTGGTGQFARVKFHISPNEVGAGFAFESKVVGGSVPKEYIPGVQKGLESVLGSGVVAGFPVVDVKVELVDGAYHEVDSSALAFEIASRAAFREALQKGGAVLLEPIMKVEVVTPEDYTGSVIGDLNSRRGQIQGQDMRGNANVVNAMVPLANMFGYINTLRSFSQGRANYSMEFDHYEQVPSNVAQEVQAKYA; translated from the coding sequence ATGGCCCGTTCCCACGCGATCGAAGACTATCGTAACTTCGGCATCATGGCCCACATTGATGCCGGCAAGACGACGACGACCGAGCGCGTCCTGTTCTATTCCGGCAAGTCCCATAAGATCGGCGAAGTCCACGACGGCGCCGCGACCATGGACTGGATGGAGCAGGAGCAGGAGCGCGGCATCACGATCACGTCCGCTGCGACGACGACTTTCTGGAACGACCACCGCCTGAACATCATCGACACGCCGGGCCACGTCGACTTCACGATCGAAGTCGAGCGTTCGCTCCGCGTGCTCGACGGCGCCGTGTGCGTGCTCGACGGCAACCAGGGCGTCGAGCCGCAGACCGAGACCGTGTGGCGTCAGGCCGACAAGTACGAAGTGCCGCGCATCGTGTTCGTCAACAAGATGGACAAGATCGGCGCGGACTTCTTCCGCTGCGTCAGCGAGATCGACAGCCGCGTCGCCGGTAAGCCGGTCTGCATTCAGCTTCCGATCGGTTCGGAGTCGAACTTCCTCGGCATCATCGACCTCGTCCGCATGAAGGCGGTGGTGTGGGAGAACGAGAACCTCGGCGCGAACTACCACGACGAAGAGATTCCGGCTGATCTCGCCGATCAGGCTCTCGAATACCGCAACATGATGATCGAGCGGGCCGTCGAGCTCGACGACGCGGCGCTCGAGAAGTTCCTCGAAGGCGAAGAGCCCGACGAGGCGACGCTGAAGGGCCTGCTCCGCAAGGCCGTGATCACGCGCGCCTTCACGCCTGTGCTCTGCGGCTCGGCCTTCAAGAACAAGGGCGTTCAGCCCTTGCTCGACGCGGTGGTCGACTATCTTCCGAGCCCGCTCGATCGCGGCGCGGTCGACGGCGTCGACTTCAAGACCGAAGAGCCGGTCGTTCGCCGTCCGTCCGACGACGAAGGTCTCTCGGTCCTCGCGTTCAAGATCATGGACGACCCGTTCGTCGGCACCATCACCTTCTGCCGCGTCTACTCGGGCAAGCTGGAGTCGGGTTCGACCCTGCTGAACTCGACCCGCGACAAGAAGGAGCGCGTCGGCCGCATGCTCCTGATGCATGCGAACAACCGCGAAGACATCAAGGAAGCCTACGCCGGCGACATCGTCGCCCTGGCCGGCCTCAAGGACGTCCGCACCGGCGACACGCTGTGCGATCCGCTGAAGGCCGTGATCCTGGAGCAAATGGTGTTCCCGGAGCCGGTCATCGAGATCGCGATCGAGCCGAAGACCAAGGCCGACCAGGAGAAGCTGGGCATTGCCCTGTCGAAGCTCGCGGCCGAGGACCCGTCCTTCCGCGTGTCGACCGATCAGGAGTCGGGCCAGACCATCCTCAAGGGGATGGGCGAGCTCCACCTCGACATCAAGGTCGACATCCTGCGCCGCACCTACAAGGTCGACGCGAACATCGGCGCTCCGCAGGTCGCGTACCGCGAGACTCTGACGAAGCCGGTCGACATCGACTACACGCACAAGAAGCAGACCGGCGGCACCGGCCAGTTCGCCCGCGTGAAGTTCCACATCTCGCCGAACGAAGTCGGCGCCGGGTTCGCCTTCGAGTCGAAGGTGGTCGGCGGTTCTGTGCCGAAGGAGTACATCCCGGGCGTGCAGAAGGGCCTCGAGTCCGTTCTTGGTTCGGGCGTGGTTGCGGGCTTCCCCGTGGTCGACGTCAAGGTCGAGCTGGTCGACGGCGCGTACCACGAGGTCGACTCCTCGGCGCTCGCCTTCGAAATCGCGTCCCGTGCGGCGTTCCGCGAGGCCCTGCAGAAGGGCGGCGCGGTGCTGCTCGAGCCGATCATGAAGGTCGAGGTCGTCACGCCTGAAGACTACACCGGCTCGGTCATCGGCGACCTCAACTCCCGCCGCGGCCAGATCCAGGGCCAGGACATGCGCGGCAACGCGAACGTGGTGAACGCCATGGTCCCGCTCGCCAACATGTTCGGCTACATCAACACGCTGCGTTCGTTCAGCCAGGGCCGGGCGAACTACAGCATGGAATTCGACCACTACGAGCAGGTTCCGTCGAACGTCGCGCAGGAGGTTCAGGCGAAGTACGCCTGA
- the rpsG gene encoding 30S ribosomal protein S7, which yields MSRRHSAERREVHPDPKFGDIVVTKFMNTVMKHGKKSAAETIVYGAFDTVETKLKQSPVAVFHQALDNIAPALEVRSRRVGGATYQVPVEVRPERRQALALRWLLASARARNEKTMVDRLSAELIDASNNRGSAVKKREDTHRMAEANRAFSHYRW from the coding sequence ATGTCCCGTCGTCACTCCGCCGAACGCCGCGAAGTCCATCCCGATCCGAAGTTCGGGGACATCGTGGTCACGAAGTTCATGAACACGGTCATGAAGCACGGCAAGAAGTCCGCCGCTGAAACGATCGTCTATGGCGCCTTCGACACCGTGGAGACCAAGCTCAAGCAGAGCCCGGTCGCCGTGTTCCACCAGGCGCTCGACAACATCGCGCCGGCCCTCGAGGTTCGCTCCCGCCGGGTCGGCGGCGCGACCTACCAGGTCCCGGTCGAGGTTCGCCCGGAGCGCCGCCAGGCGCTTGCGCTTCGTTGGCTGCTGGCTTCGGCCCGCGCCCGCAACGAGAAGACCATGGTCGACCGTCTGTCGGCCGAACTGATCGACGCTTCGAACAACCGCGGCTCCGCCGTGAAGAAGCGCGAGGACACGCACCGCATGGCGGAAGCGAACCGCGCCTTCTCGCACTACCGCTGGTAA
- the rpsL gene encoding 30S ribosomal protein S12, with the protein MPTISQLIRKPRQAPTARNKVPALQACPQKRGVCTRVYTTTPKKPNSALRKVAKVRLTNGFEVIGYIPGEGHNLQEHSVVMIRGGRVKDLPGVRYHILRGVLDTQGVKNRKQRRSKYGAKRPK; encoded by the coding sequence ATGCCCACCATCAGCCAGTTGATCCGCAAGCCGCGGCAGGCGCCGACGGCGCGCAACAAGGTTCCGGCGCTTCAGGCGTGCCCGCAGAAGCGCGGCGTCTGCACGCGCGTCTACACCACCACGCCGAAGAAGCCGAACTCGGCGCTTCGTAAGGTCGCCAAGGTTCGTCTCACCAATGGCTTCGAGGTCATCGGCTACATTCCTGGCGAGGGGCACAACCTCCAGGAACACTCGGTCGTCATGATCCGCGGCGGCCGCGTGAAGGACCTTCCGGGCGTGCGTTACCACATTCTTCGCGGCGTGCTCGACACGCAGGGCGTCAAGAACCGCAAGCAGCGCCGGTCCAAGTACGGCGCCAAGCGGCCGAAGTGA
- a CDS encoding DUF1428 family protein produces MSYVDGFVVAVPLDKLDAYRELAETAAAVWMEHGALSFVECVADDAPYGELTSFPRAVQQKDDETVFFSWIEYPSREARDATVAKVMADPRLEASMKDAPFDGKRMIFGGFKVFVRR; encoded by the coding sequence GTGAGCTATGTCGATGGATTCGTCGTCGCCGTTCCCCTGGACAAGCTCGACGCGTACAGGGAGCTCGCCGAAACGGCGGCGGCCGTCTGGATGGAGCACGGGGCCCTGTCCTTTGTGGAGTGCGTCGCCGACGACGCGCCTTACGGCGAGTTGACCTCCTTCCCGCGCGCCGTCCAGCAGAAGGACGACGAGACGGTGTTCTTCTCCTGGATCGAATATCCGTCGCGCGAGGCGCGCGACGCGACGGTGGCGAAGGTCATGGCGGATCCGCGGCTCGAGGCGTCGATGAAGGACGCGCCGTTCGACGGCAAGCGCATGATCTTCGGCGGGTTCAAGGTCTTCGTCAGGCGTTGA
- a CDS encoding MFS transporter: MAFVNVAHALDHYVLLIYPTAVIAMAADLGRDYGPMIALSTGAFVAFGLFALPMGWLAERVGRRNLLATFFFGCATSLAGLTASSTPTAIALWLFVLGVFTAIYHPIGASLLVSHASSLGRSLGWNGVFGNLGSAFASGGTALLASTLGWRAAFLAPAAVCLAVGLAYLVFAPAEAESRVAGPKTAPPSGVGMRVPVLLALFAAALIAGGMTFNITSISLPKAIDERLGLDVPLAVTGALVTGVFLFGAMTQLIVGRLVDRVPLPTIFVGLAALQPLGLGLAATTDGAPMLAGLALAIAAIYGQVVVNDAMVARYTPPHLRTKAYSVRYFLGFTASGFAAPLIAVAHASGGFGLVFTLAAAFGAVIFGAAICFFVASKPAAVQASSS; encoded by the coding sequence GTGGCTTTCGTCAACGTCGCCCATGCGCTCGACCATTATGTCCTGCTGATCTATCCGACCGCCGTGATCGCCATGGCGGCCGATCTCGGCCGTGACTATGGGCCGATGATCGCACTCTCCACGGGAGCTTTCGTCGCGTTCGGCTTGTTTGCGCTCCCGATGGGCTGGCTCGCCGAAAGGGTAGGACGCCGGAACTTGCTCGCGACGTTCTTTTTCGGCTGCGCGACGTCCCTCGCCGGGCTCACCGCTAGCTCGACGCCGACCGCGATCGCCCTGTGGCTGTTCGTCCTCGGCGTCTTTACGGCGATCTACCACCCAATCGGCGCCTCGCTCCTGGTCAGCCACGCGTCGTCGCTCGGGCGGTCGCTGGGCTGGAACGGGGTGTTCGGAAATCTGGGATCCGCCTTCGCCTCGGGCGGCACGGCGCTGCTCGCAAGCACGCTGGGCTGGCGCGCGGCGTTTCTCGCGCCGGCGGCGGTCTGCCTGGCGGTCGGACTGGCCTATCTCGTGTTCGCACCGGCGGAGGCGGAGTCCCGCGTGGCGGGGCCAAAAACGGCTCCGCCGTCGGGCGTTGGAATGAGAGTTCCCGTGCTGCTCGCGCTCTTCGCCGCCGCACTGATCGCCGGCGGCATGACGTTCAACATCACCAGCATCTCGCTGCCGAAAGCGATCGACGAGCGGCTGGGCCTCGACGTGCCGCTGGCCGTCACCGGCGCGCTGGTGACAGGCGTCTTTCTCTTCGGCGCAATGACGCAGCTGATCGTCGGCAGGCTCGTCGACAGGGTTCCGCTGCCGACGATCTTCGTCGGGCTTGCGGCGCTGCAGCCTCTCGGCCTCGGGCTCGCGGCGACGACGGACGGCGCGCCGATGCTGGCCGGCCTCGCGCTGGCGATCGCCGCGATCTACGGGCAGGTCGTGGTGAACGACGCGATGGTCGCGCGCTACACGCCGCCGCACCTCCGAACCAAGGCCTACAGCGTTCGCTACTTTCTGGGCTTCACCGCGAGCGGCTTCGCGGCCCCCCTGATCGCCGTGGCTCACGCCAGCGGCGGGTTCGGCCTGGTGTTCACGCTGGCCGCCGCGTTCGGGGCCGTCATCTTCGGGGCCGCCATCTGCTTCTTCGTCGCGTCGAAGCCAGCGGCCGTCCAGGCCTCCTCGAGCTGA
- the rpoC gene encoding DNA-directed RNA polymerase subunit beta', with protein MNQEVMNLFNTQVPAQTFDQIRISIASPEKILSWSFGEIKKPETINYRTFKPERDGLFCARIFGPIKDYECLCGKYKRMKYKGVICEKCGVEVTLSRVRRERMGHIELAAPVAHIWFLKSLPSRIGLLMDMTLKDLEAILYFEKYVVLETGLTPLKDRQLLTEDEYIRAQDEYGEDAFTAQIGAEAIQSMLRTLDLEKMAADIRVEISEATTELKPKKLAKRLKIVEAFIESGNKPDWMIMTIVPVIPPDLRPLVPLDGGRFATSDLNDLYRRVINRNNRLKRLIELRAPDIIIRNEKRMLQEAVDALFDNGRRGRVITGVNKRPLKSLSDMLKGKQGRFRQNLLGKRVDYSGRSVIVVGPELKLHQCGLPKKMALELFKPFIYSRLDAKGLSATVKQAKKLVEKEKPEVWDILDEVIREHPVMLNRAPTLHRLGIQAFEPVLIEGKAIQLHPLVCAAFNADFDGDQMAVHVPLSLEAQLEARVLMMSTNNILHPANGQPIIVPSQDIVLGLYYLTLMRDNEPGEGMAFANMGELEQALFTKAVTLHTKIKGRHIGVDADGNKTSKIYETTPGRMMLGQLLPKTPKLTFDVVNKLMTKKEISNMIDTVYRNCGQKDTVIFCDRIMTLGFTNAFKAGISFGKDDMVVPETKTKIVDDTRTLAKEYEQQYQDGLITQGEKYNKVVDAWAKCTDKIADEMMARISAVQIDKETGRTKQINSIYMMSHSGARGSPAQMKQLAGMRGLMAKPSGEIIESPIISNFKEGLSVLEYFNSTHGARKGLADTALKTANSGYLTRRLVDVAQDCIITEDDCGTEAGIRVRAVIDAGQIVATLGMRILGRTVAEDVYHPATGEVVVPKNTLVTEKDVDLVHAAGVQEVRIRSVLTCETKIGVCVACYGRDLARGTPVNHGEAVGVIAAQSIGEPGTQLTMRTFHIGGTAQLADSSFLESTFEGTIKLRNRNVARNSDGDLIVMGRNVAVIILDADGVTERSTHRLLYGSKLRVDDGDKIKRGQRIAEWDPYTRPILTEVDGKAGFEDLVEGASLKESSDEATGITKRVVTDWRTSTRNADLKPAIVINGPDGKIAKPAKGGEARYLLAADAILSVSPGSEVQAGDVLARIPLESAKTRDITGGLPRVAELFEARRPKDAAVIAEISGTVQFGKDYKNKRRLTLVPSDGDEPVEYLIPKGKHVHLQDGDVVEKGDYIVDGNPAPHDILAIKGVEELAAYLVNEIQEVYRLQGVQINDKHIEVIVRQMLQKVEISDAGETELLTNEQVDRMEFDEINAKMIAEGKKPAVGHPVLLGITKASLQTRSFISAASFQETTRVLTEAAVNGKVDDLEGLKENVIVGRLIPAGTGSVMSKVREIATHRDELILAQKAQESGVTPANAGLLPASDAAE; from the coding sequence ATGAACCAAGAAGTGATGAATCTCTTCAACACGCAGGTTCCGGCCCAGACGTTCGACCAGATCCGGATCTCGATCGCGAGCCCCGAGAAGATTCTCTCGTGGTCGTTCGGCGAGATCAAGAAGCCCGAAACGATCAACTACCGGACCTTCAAGCCGGAGCGCGACGGCCTGTTCTGCGCCCGGATCTTCGGTCCGATCAAGGACTACGAGTGCTTGTGCGGCAAGTACAAGCGCATGAAGTACAAGGGCGTCATCTGCGAGAAGTGCGGCGTCGAGGTCACCCTCTCGCGCGTGCGCCGCGAGCGCATGGGCCACATCGAGCTGGCCGCGCCCGTCGCCCACATCTGGTTCCTGAAGTCGCTGCCGTCGCGCATCGGCCTGCTGATGGACATGACCCTCAAGGATCTCGAGGCGATCCTGTACTTCGAGAAGTACGTGGTGCTCGAGACGGGCCTGACGCCGCTCAAGGACCGCCAGCTCCTCACCGAAGACGAGTACATCCGCGCCCAGGACGAGTACGGCGAGGACGCCTTCACCGCGCAGATCGGCGCGGAGGCGATTCAGTCGATGCTGCGCACGCTCGACCTCGAGAAGATGGCGGCCGACATCCGCGTCGAGATCTCGGAGGCCACCACCGAGCTCAAGCCGAAGAAGCTCGCCAAGCGCCTGAAGATCGTCGAGGCCTTCATCGAGTCCGGCAACAAGCCGGACTGGATGATCATGACCATCGTGCCGGTCATCCCGCCGGACCTGCGTCCGCTCGTGCCGCTCGACGGCGGCCGTTTCGCGACGTCCGACCTCAACGACCTCTACCGCCGCGTCATCAACCGCAACAACCGCCTCAAGCGGCTGATCGAGCTGCGCGCGCCGGACATCATCATCCGCAACGAGAAGCGGATGCTGCAGGAGGCCGTCGACGCGCTGTTCGACAACGGCCGCCGCGGCCGCGTCATCACGGGCGTCAACAAGCGTCCGTTGAAGTCGCTGTCCGACATGCTGAAGGGCAAGCAGGGCCGTTTCCGCCAGAACCTGCTCGGCAAGCGCGTCGACTACTCCGGCCGGTCCGTCATCGTGGTCGGCCCGGAGCTCAAGCTGCACCAGTGCGGCCTGCCGAAGAAGATGGCGCTCGAGCTGTTCAAGCCGTTCATCTATTCGCGGCTTGACGCCAAGGGTCTGTCAGCGACCGTGAAGCAGGCGAAGAAGCTCGTCGAGAAGGAGAAGCCCGAAGTTTGGGACATCCTCGACGAGGTGATCCGCGAGCATCCCGTGATGCTGAACCGCGCCCCGACGCTCCACCGCCTCGGCATCCAGGCGTTTGAGCCGGTGCTGATCGAGGGCAAGGCGATCCAGCTTCACCCGCTGGTCTGCGCCGCGTTCAACGCCGACTTCGACGGCGACCAGATGGCCGTGCACGTTCCGCTGAGCCTCGAGGCCCAGCTGGAGGCGCGCGTCCTCATGATGTCGACGAACAACATCCTGCATCCCGCGAACGGCCAGCCGATCATCGTGCCGTCGCAGGACATCGTGCTGGGCCTCTATTACCTGACGCTGATGCGCGACAACGAGCCGGGCGAGGGCATGGCCTTCGCCAACATGGGCGAGCTTGAGCAGGCCCTGTTCACCAAGGCGGTGACGCTGCACACCAAGATCAAGGGTCGTCACATCGGCGTCGACGCCGACGGCAACAAGACCTCCAAGATCTACGAGACCACGCCTGGCCGCATGATGCTCGGCCAGCTGCTGCCGAAGACCCCGAAGCTGACCTTCGACGTCGTCAACAAGCTGATGACGAAGAAGGAAATCTCGAACATGATCGACACCGTCTACCGAAACTGCGGTCAGAAGGACACGGTCATCTTCTGCGACCGGATCATGACGCTCGGCTTCACCAACGCGTTCAAGGCGGGCATCTCGTTCGGCAAGGACGACATGGTCGTGCCGGAGACGAAGACGAAGATCGTCGACGACACCCGGACGCTCGCGAAGGAATACGAGCAGCAGTACCAGGACGGCCTGATCACCCAGGGCGAGAAGTACAACAAGGTCGTCGACGCCTGGGCGAAGTGCACGGACAAGATCGCCGACGAGATGATGGCGCGGATCTCCGCGGTCCAGATCGACAAGGAGACCGGGCGCACCAAGCAGATCAACTCGATCTACATGATGAGCCACTCGGGCGCCCGCGGCTCGCCGGCGCAGATGAAGCAGCTCGCCGGCATGCGCGGCCTGATGGCCAAGCCGTCGGGCGAGATCATCGAGAGCCCGATCATTTCGAACTTCAAGGAAGGCCTCTCGGTTCTCGAGTACTTCAACTCCACCCACGGCGCTCGTAAGGGCCTCGCGGACACGGCGCTGAAGACCGCGAACTCGGGCTATCTGACCCGCCGTCTCGTGGACGTCGCGCAGGACTGCATCATCACCGAGGACGATTGCGGCACCGAGGCGGGCATCCGCGTTCGCGCCGTCATCGACGCGGGCCAGATCGTGGCCACGCTCGGCATGCGCATTCTCGGCCGCACCGTCGCGGAGGACGTCTACCACCCGGCGACGGGCGAAGTGGTCGTCCCGAAGAACACGCTGGTGACCGAGAAGGACGTGGACCTCGTGCACGCGGCCGGCGTGCAGGAAGTCCGTATCCGGTCGGTGCTGACCTGCGAGACCAAGATCGGCGTTTGCGTGGCCTGCTACGGCCGCGATCTAGCGCGCGGCACCCCGGTCAACCACGGCGAGGCCGTCGGCGTCATCGCGGCGCAGTCGATCGGCGAGCCGGGCACGCAGCTCACGATGCGCACGTTCCACATCGGCGGCACGGCGCAGCTGGCGGACTCGTCCTTCCTCGAAAGCACGTTCGAGGGCACGATCAAGCTTCGCAACCGCAACGTCGCCCGGAACTCGGACGGCGACCTGATCGTCATGGGCCGCAACGTGGCCGTCATCATCCTCGACGCCGACGGCGTGACGGAGCGGTCGACGCACCGCCTCCTTTACGGTTCGAAGCTTCGGGTCGACGACGGCGACAAGATCAAGCGCGGCCAGCGCATCGCGGAGTGGGATCCGTACACCCGCCCGATCCTCACCGAGGTGGACGGCAAGGCCGGGTTCGAGGACCTGGTCGAGGGCGCTTCGCTCAAGGAGAGCTCGGACGAAGCGACGGGCATCACCAAGCGCGTCGTCACCGACTGGCGGACGTCCACGCGCAACGCGGACTTGAAGCCGGCGATCGTGATCAACGGTCCCGACGGCAAGATCGCGAAGCCCGCGAAGGGCGGCGAGGCGCGTTACCTGCTCGCGGCCGACGCAATCCTCTCGGTGTCGCCCGGCTCCGAGGTCCAAGCGGGCGACGTGCTGGCGCGTATCCCGTTGGAGAGCGCCAAGACGCGCGACATCACCGGCGGTCTGCCGCGGGTGGCGGAGCTGTTCGAGGCGCGTCGGCCGAAGGATGCGGCGGTCATCGCCGAGATCTCCGGCACGGTGCAGTTCGGCAAGGACTACAAGAACAAGCGTCGCCTGACGCTGGTGCCGAGCGACGGCGACGAGCCGGTCGAGTACCTCATCCCGAAGGGCAAGCACGTCCATCTGCAGGACGGCGACGTCGTGGAGAAGGGCGACTACATCGTCGACGGCAACCCTGCGCCGCACGACATCCTGGCGATCAAGGGCGTGGAGGAGCTTGCGGCTTACCTCGTCAACGAGATCCAGGAGGTCTACCGGCTCCAGGGCGTGCAGATCAACGACAAGCACATCGAGGTGATCGTTCGCCAGATGCTGCAGAAGGTCGAGATCTCCGACGCCGGCGAGACCGAGCTGCTCACCAACGAGCAGGTCGATCGGATGGAGTTCGACGAGATCAACGCCAAGATGATCGCCGAGGGCAAGAAGCCTGCGGTCGGCCATCCGGTGCTGCTCGGCATCACCAAGGCCAGCCTGCAGACGCGCTCGTTCATCTCGGCCGCGTCGTTCCAGGAGACGACCCGCGTCCTCACAGAGGCCGCGGTCAACGGCAAGGTGGACGACCTCGAGGGGCTGAAGGAGAACGTGATCGTCGGCCGCCTCATCCCCGCGGGCACCGGCTCGGTCATGAGCAAGGTCCGCGAGATCGCGACCCACCGCGACGAACTCATCCTCGCCCAGAAGGCGCAGGAGTCGGGCGTCACTCCGGCGAACGCCGGCCTGCTTCCGGCCTCCGACGCCGCAGAGTGA